A window of the Pontibacillus yanchengensis genome harbors these coding sequences:
- the spoVB gene encoding stage V sporulation protein B has product MSKQTFLQGTLILIAAGMITRFLGFVNRIVVARIMGEEGVGLYMMAIPTLILVITLTQFGLPVAISKRVAEAEAHGDLLKIKKILVISLVVTGILSIIFTAGMIFLAPLLAKTLLTDERTLYPLLAISPIVPIVAISSVLRGYFQGRQNMKPQAYSQVIEQVVRITFVALFTKALAPYGVEYAAAGAMFSVVLGELCSLLYMIRMFKMKKRIKIRKKFASYLKEGKDTLNELLSIALPTTGSRLVGSLSFFLEPILVAQSLAIAGVQTAMATKQYGELTGYALPLLMLPTFITHSLSIALVPNISEAGAKKDLKLIHYRIHQAIRLSFASGALATVVLAIFATPILTFMYGHANASRFLIVMAPCFLLLYFQAPLQAALQALDLAKAAMWNSLIGAFVKFAVLLTLATQPEFGIMGVALAIVVGVVLVTFLHLFTLIRAIQFKIPIIDVFKMITLIMLTWLIGDKLHDFFQGATLQVLPFLFILILFTTVYTLLLFLFRFITTEELKQLPLFKKR; this is encoded by the coding sequence ATGAGCAAGCAAACCTTTCTACAAGGAACGCTTATTTTAATAGCAGCAGGAATGATTACAAGATTCTTAGGTTTTGTAAACCGCATTGTAGTAGCAAGGATCATGGGGGAAGAAGGTGTAGGTCTATATATGATGGCCATTCCCACACTTATTCTTGTCATCACCCTTACTCAATTTGGATTGCCAGTTGCCATATCCAAGCGAGTGGCTGAAGCTGAAGCTCATGGAGATTTATTAAAAATCAAAAAAATCCTTGTTATTTCTCTTGTTGTTACAGGGATTTTAAGTATTATCTTTACAGCGGGAATGATTTTTCTTGCCCCATTACTTGCCAAAACACTACTTACTGATGAGCGCACACTCTATCCTTTACTAGCAATAAGTCCAATCGTTCCAATCGTTGCGATATCTTCTGTGCTTCGAGGATATTTCCAAGGTAGACAAAATATGAAACCTCAAGCCTATTCTCAAGTCATAGAGCAAGTTGTCCGAATTACATTTGTCGCTTTATTTACCAAAGCACTAGCTCCTTATGGTGTTGAGTATGCTGCGGCTGGTGCTATGTTTTCTGTTGTTCTAGGAGAGTTATGTTCCTTGTTATATATGATCCGGATGTTCAAAATGAAAAAACGGATAAAAATAAGAAAAAAATTCGCTTCTTATTTGAAAGAAGGCAAAGACACGTTGAACGAACTACTATCTATCGCCTTACCAACGACAGGTAGCAGGCTAGTCGGTTCGCTATCCTTTTTCCTGGAACCTATTCTAGTAGCTCAAAGTCTTGCAATCGCCGGGGTTCAAACCGCCATGGCCACAAAACAATATGGTGAATTGACAGGGTATGCTTTACCGCTTCTTATGCTACCAACTTTTATTACACATTCTCTATCTATTGCACTTGTTCCAAACATTAGTGAAGCTGGAGCAAAAAAAGATTTAAAACTTATTCACTACCGTATTCATCAAGCAATTCGCCTTTCCTTTGCATCAGGTGCATTGGCTACTGTAGTACTTGCTATATTTGCAACACCAATTTTAACGTTTATGTATGGACATGCTAACGCCTCCCGTTTTCTTATCGTGATGGCACCTTGTTTCTTATTGCTTTATTTCCAAGCCCCCTTGCAGGCAGCACTCCAAGCTTTAGATTTAGCAAAAGCTGCCATGTGGAACAGTCTAATTGGCGCGTTTGTTAAGTTCGCTGTACTCCTAACCCTAGCTACCCAACCAGAGTTTGGTATTATGGGTGTTGCTCTAGCCATAGTGGTTGGTGTTGTTTTAGTTACTTTCTTGCACTTATTCACCCTAATAAGAGCCATCCAGTTCAAGATACCTATCATTGATGTGTTTAAAATGATTACGCTTATTATGTTAACATGGCTAATCGGAGATAAACTCCATGATTTCTTCCAAGGAGCAACGCTGCAAGTTCTGCCATTCCTATTTATATTAATTCTGTTCACAACCGTCTACACACTGTTACTGTTTTTATTCCGGTTCATCACTACAGAGGAGCTTAAACAACTCCCACTTTTCAAAAAGAGATAG
- a CDS encoding COG2426 family protein, whose amino-acid sequence MKEKLIDFFIHTFDFLPSELVVMVISAMPILELRGGLPVAYGVYDFTFFKSYLLSVFGNILPIIPLLLLFHPISNWLMRFSWYKKMYHWIYERTMKKSSNVEKFGAIGLILFTAVPLPTTGAYSACLAAAFFAIRFWYAFISIVIGVLIAGIVVGALSLSVSFL is encoded by the coding sequence TTGAAAGAAAAGTTAATAGATTTTTTTATTCATACGTTTGATTTTTTACCATCTGAGTTAGTCGTTATGGTAATCTCGGCTATGCCGATTTTAGAGTTAAGAGGAGGACTTCCAGTCGCTTATGGAGTTTATGATTTCACTTTTTTTAAATCATATCTTCTAAGTGTGTTTGGAAACATACTTCCAATCATTCCATTATTATTATTATTTCATCCAATTAGTAATTGGTTAATGCGTTTTTCTTGGTACAAAAAAATGTATCATTGGATTTATGAGCGGACGATGAAAAAGAGTTCAAATGTTGAAAAATTTGGTGCAATCGGATTGATTTTATTTACAGCTGTTCCTTTACCCACTACTGGAGCATACAGTGCATGCTTAGCAGCGGCATTTTTTGCGATTCGATTTTGGTACGCTTTTATATCCATCGTTATAGGTGTCTTAATCGCAGGTATTGTGGTAGGGGCACTATCCCTATCAGTGTCATTTCTATAA
- a CDS encoding post-transcriptional regulator has protein sequence MEEGKTVVEWKKWIEPVLQSKVEEFHMMGYEKARKEEIWNCLIHKVWKGKPNKRLYEIVQDIFHLSVGTYMAYLTVQAYQNDDLLASIEALRYNYPENESEEKAEMYD, from the coding sequence ATGGAAGAAGGAAAAACGGTTGTAGAGTGGAAAAAGTGGATAGAACCGGTTTTACAAAGTAAGGTAGAAGAATTTCATATGATGGGATATGAAAAGGCACGAAAAGAAGAAATATGGAATTGCTTGATTCATAAAGTTTGGAAGGGAAAACCGAATAAGCGACTTTACGAAATTGTCCAAGATATATTTCATCTTAGTGTAGGTACATATATGGCTTATTTGACTGTTCAAGCTTATCAGAATGATGATTTGTTGGCTTCGATTGAAGCTTTACGCTACAATTATCCAGAGAATGAAAGTGAAGAAAAAGCAGAAATGTATGATTGA
- the secD gene encoding protein translocase subunit SecD yields MIKRSRIVAFFLLLLIFAGTIGTTIQGISKDIRLGLDLQGGFEILYEVKPIEEGQEINRDVMEATVETIYRRVDALGISETNVSIEEEDRIRVQLAGIDDQQKARELLSTSARLSFRTIDDDPIRINDQPLSLELEEENEPNEPDTEKGEIFNGSNIVEGSAQQAFNQQTNAPMVTLKVKNANDFAKVTEKVAALGDDKSTPAYSENSMVIWMDFDEGDSYLAELQKPTEEQKFISAPRVSERLMTSDVQITGNFTVEEAKELANIINAGSLPVDMEEKFSTSVGAQFGAQAMNKTIVAGAIGIGLIFIFMMLYYRLPGVVAVITLSLYVYLILQVFEWMNGVLTLPGIAALVLGVGMAVDANIITYERIKEELKAGKSTLSAFKSGNSRSLATILDANITTLLAAVVLFAFGTSSVKGFATMLILSIIVSFITAVYGSRLLLGLWVNSRALNKKPRLFGVKQKDIKNIEDGEEVEAKVLGREFDFVKNRKKFFGLSVFLVLAGAIVIAFNGLNLGIDFTNGSRVQVLAENTIDVDEIEQDFENLGLNPEKINSSGDNNEIAVARFDEELTKDKIAEIRTTLGEKYGSPENINTSIVSPIVAQELVKNAVYAVAIASIGIIIYVTIRFEFYFALTAIVALLHDAFFIIALFSITRLEFDITIIAAILTIVGYSVNDTIVTFDRIRENLKLKKRVRTFKELSEIVNRSLMQTLPRSINTVLTVIFAALMLMLFGATSITNFSFALVVGLIAGTYSSLFIAAQLWLVWRGSMLDKKPIQYVEKKKTGGPQV; encoded by the coding sequence ATGATTAAACGGAGTCGTATCGTTGCCTTTTTTCTATTGTTGTTGATTTTTGCAGGGACAATAGGAACAACGATACAGGGAATATCAAAGGACATCCGCCTTGGATTAGATTTACAGGGTGGATTTGAAATTCTATATGAAGTAAAGCCGATTGAAGAAGGCCAAGAAATTAATCGAGATGTTATGGAAGCGACAGTAGAAACCATTTATCGTCGAGTTGATGCACTCGGGATTAGTGAAACGAATGTAAGCATCGAAGAAGAGGACCGAATCCGCGTTCAATTAGCTGGTATTGATGATCAACAAAAAGCTCGAGAGTTATTATCTACATCAGCTCGTTTGTCATTTAGGACTATCGATGACGATCCGATTCGAATTAATGACCAACCATTAAGCCTAGAATTAGAAGAAGAAAATGAACCGAATGAGCCAGATACAGAAAAAGGAGAAATCTTTAATGGCTCTAATATCGTTGAGGGAAGTGCGCAACAGGCATTTAACCAACAAACCAATGCACCAATGGTTACTCTGAAGGTGAAAAATGCGAATGATTTTGCAAAAGTTACAGAGAAGGTTGCTGCATTAGGTGACGATAAATCTACACCTGCATACAGTGAAAATTCTATGGTCATCTGGATGGACTTTGACGAAGGTGATTCTTACTTAGCTGAACTGCAAAAACCAACAGAAGAACAGAAATTCATTTCAGCTCCACGAGTTAGCGAGCGCTTAATGACAAGTGATGTTCAGATAACAGGTAACTTCACCGTCGAGGAAGCAAAAGAACTTGCAAATATCATAAACGCTGGTTCTCTTCCTGTAGATATGGAAGAGAAGTTCTCTACATCAGTCGGAGCACAGTTCGGTGCTCAAGCCATGAATAAGACCATTGTTGCTGGTGCAATTGGTATCGGATTAATTTTCATATTTATGATGCTTTATTACCGACTACCAGGTGTAGTAGCAGTGATTACATTATCTCTTTACGTCTACTTAATTCTTCAAGTGTTTGAGTGGATGAATGGCGTATTAACATTACCTGGTATTGCCGCATTGGTTCTAGGAGTTGGTATGGCTGTTGATGCTAATATCATTACCTATGAGCGAATAAAAGAAGAATTAAAAGCTGGTAAATCTACATTATCTGCTTTTAAATCGGGGAATAGTCGTTCCTTAGCTACCATTTTGGATGCGAATATCACGACATTGTTAGCGGCCGTTGTACTATTTGCGTTTGGTACAAGCTCTGTAAAAGGCTTTGCTACAATGTTAATCTTGAGTATTATTGTCAGCTTCATCACAGCTGTTTATGGTTCCCGTCTATTACTAGGATTATGGGTGAATAGTAGAGCACTAAACAAGAAGCCTAGATTATTCGGTGTTAAGCAAAAAGACATCAAGAATATTGAAGATGGTGAAGAAGTAGAAGCCAAAGTGTTAGGTAGAGAATTTGATTTTGTTAAAAATCGCAAAAAATTCTTCGGACTTTCTGTCTTCCTTGTCCTTGCAGGAGCTATCGTTATTGCCTTTAATGGTTTAAATCTAGGAATTGACTTTACAAATGGTTCTCGTGTGCAAGTTCTAGCAGAGAACACCATAGATGTAGATGAGATTGAACAAGATTTTGAAAACCTAGGGCTTAATCCTGAGAAGATTAATTCTTCTGGTGATAACAATGAGATTGCTGTTGCTCGCTTCGATGAAGAACTTACAAAAGACAAAATTGCTGAAATTCGAACGACACTTGGAGAGAAATATGGAAGTCCAGAGAATATAAACACAAGCATTGTTTCTCCAATAGTTGCACAAGAATTAGTGAAAAACGCAGTGTATGCTGTAGCCATTGCATCCATTGGAATCATCATTTATGTAACGATCCGATTTGAATTCTATTTTGCATTGACTGCTATCGTGGCATTGCTTCACGATGCGTTCTTCATTATCGCGTTGTTTAGTATTACTCGACTAGAATTTGATATTACAATCATTGCAGCGATACTTACAATTGTTGGTTACTCTGTCAATGATACGATAGTGACGTTCGACCGGATTCGGGAGAACTTAAAGCTCAAAAAACGAGTGAGAACATTTAAAGAACTTTCAGAAATTGTGAATCGAAGTCTTATGCAAACATTGCCACGAAGCATCAATACAGTTCTAACTGTTATCTTTGCAGCACTCATGTTGATGTTATTCGGAGCAACTTCCATCACGAACTTCTCATTCGCACTAGTGGTTGGACTTATCGCAGGTACGTACTCCTCCTTATTTATCGCAGCACAACTGTGGTTAGTATGGAGAGGAAGCATGCTAGATAAAAAACCAATCCAATACGTTGAGAAAAAGAAAACCGGTGGACCTCAAGTATAA
- a CDS encoding lipopolysaccharide assembly protein LapA domain-containing protein — protein MKGQTNFILALVFALIVAIFAVFNVDAVEVNYLFGTGQAPLILIILGSVLMGGIITGTFGMVRIYRLQRQKRSLEQRLQQYESTSPMEHEDNNQDSSPLEENSRKDDPVKHS, from the coding sequence GTGAAGGGACAAACAAATTTTATTTTAGCGCTAGTATTTGCACTTATTGTTGCAATTTTTGCAGTCTTTAATGTTGATGCTGTTGAAGTAAATTATCTATTTGGAACAGGCCAAGCCCCTCTTATATTAATTATTCTAGGCTCGGTCCTCATGGGTGGTATTATTACGGGTACGTTTGGGATGGTACGAATTTATAGATTACAACGACAAAAAAGGTCTCTTGAACAAAGACTTCAACAATATGAATCAACTTCACCAATGGAACATGAAGACAATAATCAAGATTCTTCCCCACTGGAGGAAAATTCTCGAAAAGACGATCCTGTTAAACATTCATAA
- the recJ gene encoding single-stranded-DNA-specific exonuclease RecJ, producing the protein MLRSKAKWNFVQGEEHSLPIDDSLSSLTQQLLRQRGIHTKEAAEQFLSPQLQQLHDPMLMNDMDKAVERVKDAISKGERILVFGDYDADGVSSTAVMMETLRELGAEVAYYIPNRFTEGYGPNEEAFRNAKEEDVALIITVDTGIAAHHEAKVAKELGIDLIITDHHEVQESLPEAYAIVHPKCSSSYPFQELAGVGVAFKFAHALLGDFPKHLLDLVVIGTIADLVPLHDENRVLSYYGLQALSRSVRPGFQALRQLCGIEGPLTEEDIGFAIGPRINAVGRLQNASPAVELLLTEDDDEAAYLANQIQELNQERQQIVADIAKEAETMLDAEGDDLPSVIVVAKEGWNQGVLGIVASRLVRRFDRPVIVLTIDPETETAKGSARSIDAFDLFTNCMQIRDLFTHFGGHAQAAGMTLPVENVDTVRAALSQQANEQLHPDDFREVLSIDGTLDLSQVSLDTIDEINQLAPFGMGNPKPLFCIDRSAPAEIRQIGSNLNHLKMKFKDDKNELDAIGFGLGELYTKLAPQSAMTTVGELSINEWNGRKKPQFMMKDIRVDEWQLFDLRGSRHLKKAVTTVPQDNAVAVFFHPVTAEHEWVWEYFDVLQIEDEEMVEELPLDEVDHLILMDLPQSLDRLATLVQNMNPKNIHACYRTDDAAFLKTVPTRDHFKWFYAMLLKRKQLHLEKEGPKLAAHKGWSKDAVEFISNVFFELEFVKIENGLVTLNSNPSKKDLSESALYQSKHEYVNVEQTLYFSSYRQLKSWFDEQMNRVVQAKEEVTNEP; encoded by the coding sequence ATGTTACGTAGTAAAGCGAAATGGAATTTTGTTCAAGGTGAAGAACATTCCTTACCTATAGATGACTCATTATCATCATTAACACAACAATTATTAAGACAAAGAGGCATTCATACGAAAGAAGCTGCAGAGCAGTTTTTATCACCACAGTTACAACAATTACATGATCCAATGCTAATGAACGATATGGATAAAGCAGTAGAAAGAGTTAAAGACGCTATCTCTAAGGGAGAGCGTATCCTTGTATTCGGAGACTACGATGCTGATGGTGTGAGTTCTACAGCTGTTATGATGGAAACACTTCGAGAATTGGGAGCTGAGGTGGCCTATTATATACCAAACCGTTTTACGGAAGGTTACGGTCCTAATGAGGAAGCATTTCGAAACGCTAAAGAAGAAGATGTAGCACTTATTATTACAGTTGATACTGGTATTGCTGCACACCATGAAGCCAAAGTAGCGAAAGAATTAGGAATAGATTTAATTATTACGGATCACCACGAGGTTCAGGAAAGCTTACCCGAAGCGTATGCTATCGTGCATCCTAAATGTTCGAGTTCTTACCCATTTCAAGAACTTGCAGGTGTAGGGGTAGCATTTAAATTTGCTCACGCACTTCTTGGTGACTTTCCGAAGCATCTGCTAGATTTAGTTGTGATTGGTACAATTGCAGATTTAGTACCTCTCCATGACGAGAACAGGGTTTTGTCTTACTATGGATTACAAGCACTCTCTCGTTCTGTAAGACCTGGATTTCAAGCGTTACGCCAACTATGCGGGATTGAGGGTCCATTAACAGAAGAGGATATTGGTTTTGCGATTGGTCCACGTATAAATGCGGTCGGCCGTCTCCAAAATGCTTCACCAGCAGTGGAGCTGTTGTTAACAGAGGACGATGATGAAGCAGCTTACTTAGCTAATCAAATTCAAGAGTTAAATCAGGAACGACAGCAAATTGTTGCTGATATAGCTAAAGAAGCAGAAACTATGTTAGATGCTGAGGGTGATGATTTACCTTCTGTAATCGTTGTAGCTAAGGAAGGTTGGAACCAAGGTGTCCTAGGAATTGTTGCTTCGCGGCTTGTAAGAAGGTTTGACAGGCCAGTCATTGTGTTAACGATAGATCCAGAAACTGAGACAGCTAAAGGCTCAGCACGTAGTATTGATGCTTTTGATTTATTTACTAATTGTATGCAAATTCGTGACTTGTTTACACACTTTGGTGGACATGCCCAAGCTGCAGGTATGACACTTCCGGTAGAAAACGTAGATACAGTACGAGCAGCGTTATCTCAACAAGCTAATGAACAACTTCATCCGGATGATTTCAGGGAGGTACTATCCATTGATGGGACACTCGACCTTTCCCAGGTATCCTTAGACACAATTGACGAAATCAATCAATTAGCTCCATTTGGTATGGGGAATCCAAAGCCACTCTTTTGTATAGATCGTTCAGCACCTGCTGAGATTAGACAGATTGGTAGTAACTTGAATCACTTAAAAATGAAATTCAAGGATGATAAGAATGAGCTTGACGCAATCGGATTTGGTTTAGGTGAACTTTATACAAAGTTGGCACCACAGTCTGCTATGACAACTGTGGGGGAATTATCCATTAATGAATGGAATGGGCGAAAAAAGCCACAATTCATGATGAAGGATATTCGTGTAGATGAATGGCAACTATTTGATTTACGAGGTAGCCGTCATCTGAAAAAAGCAGTTACCACTGTGCCGCAAGACAATGCAGTGGCTGTATTCTTTCATCCTGTTACAGCTGAGCATGAATGGGTATGGGAATATTTTGATGTGTTGCAGATTGAGGATGAGGAAATGGTAGAGGAACTGCCATTAGATGAGGTGGATCATCTTATTCTAATGGACCTGCCTCAATCCTTGGACCGTCTAGCTACACTAGTACAAAATATGAATCCTAAGAACATACATGCTTGCTATCGAACAGACGACGCAGCGTTTTTAAAAACTGTTCCAACTAGAGATCATTTTAAGTGGTTCTATGCGATGTTATTGAAACGGAAACAGCTTCACCTTGAAAAAGAGGGGCCAAAATTGGCAGCACATAAAGGCTGGTCTAAAGATGCAGTAGAATTTATATCTAACGTGTTTTTTGAATTAGAATTTGTTAAAATAGAGAATGGACTTGTGACGCTTAATTCGAATCCTTCTAAAAAGGATCTTTCAGAATCAGCGTTATATCAATCTAAACATGAATATGTAAATGTCGAACAAACATTATATTTCTCATCCTATCGACAGTTAAAATCTTGGTTCGATGAGCAAATGAATCGAGTTGTGCAGGCTAAGGAGGAAGTAACAAATGAACCTTAA
- a CDS encoding adenine phosphoribosyltransferase, which produces MNLKDYITVVEDWPSEGIKFKDITTLMDNGTAFKYAVDQIVEYANEKEIDLVVGPEARGFIIGCPVSYSMEVGFAPVRKEGKLPRETIKVDYGLEYGEDVLTIHKDAIKPGQRVLITDDLLATGGTIEATINLVEQLGGKVVGCAFLIELTYLHGRDKLDGYDVLTLMQY; this is translated from the coding sequence ATGAACCTTAAAGATTATATAACAGTGGTAGAAGATTGGCCTTCTGAGGGTATTAAATTTAAGGACATTACCACGTTAATGGATAATGGGACTGCTTTTAAATACGCAGTTGACCAAATCGTTGAATATGCAAATGAAAAAGAAATTGATTTAGTAGTAGGACCAGAAGCTCGTGGCTTTATTATTGGCTGTCCTGTTTCTTATTCAATGGAAGTAGGCTTTGCTCCAGTTCGAAAAGAAGGAAAGTTACCACGTGAAACGATTAAAGTTGACTATGGCCTTGAGTATGGTGAAGATGTATTGACCATTCATAAAGATGCCATTAAACCTGGCCAACGCGTTCTAATAACAGATGATTTATTAGCGACAGGCGGTACAATTGAAGCAACGATTAACTTAGTAGAGCAACTTGGTGGAAAAGTAGTAGGATGTGCATTCTTAATCGAATTAACCTACCTACATGGCCGAGATAAACTAGATGGATACGATGTATTAACATTAATGCAATACTAA
- a CDS encoding RelA/SpoT family protein: MSKDKILTADEVIEQASGYLSEEDTAFIRRAYDFAQDSHKEQYRKSGEPYIIHPVQVASILVELEMDPVTIAGGFLHDVVEDTNVTVEDLENTFNKEVAMLVDGVSKLGKIKYKSKEAQQAENHRKMFVAMAKDIRVILIKLADRLHNMRTLKHLPPEKQRRISNETLEIFAPLAHRLGISTIKWELEDTALRYLNPQQYYRIVHLMKQKRNEREYYIGEVMDEIQKQLDEVNIEADFSGRPKHLYSIYRKMVLENKQFNEIYDLLAVRVLVNSIKDCYAVLGIIHTCWKPMPGRFKDYIAMPKPNLYQSLHTTVIGPKGDPLEVQIRTHDMHEIAEYGIAAHWAYKEGKNVDQSSQSFDERLSWFREILEWQNETHDAEEFMESLKVDLFSDMVYVFTPKGDVIELPSGSVPIDFAYRIHTEVGNQTIGAKVNGKMEPLDYKLKTGDILEIMTSKHSYGPSKDWIKITQTSQAKNKIKQFFKKQRRDENIAKGKELVEKEIRSLEIEPKDVLTTDNLKKVSEKFNFNNEEDMYAAVGYQGITAAQIATRLTEKIRKKQPKKQDLEQTLEGVQNEIKAPSGPSKKKDSGVKVKGVDNLLVRLSRCCNPVPGDEIVGYITKGRGVSVHRADCPNVQTEDVKHRLLPVEWENTGEDSKQYSLDIEISGYDRRGLLNEVLQAVNETKTNITAVSGKSDRNKMATINMTIMIHNISHLRKIVDRIKQIPDVYTVRRMLQ, translated from the coding sequence ATGTCTAAAGATAAAATTTTGACAGCAGATGAAGTGATAGAGCAGGCGAGTGGGTATCTTTCTGAGGAAGATACCGCATTTATTCGTCGTGCCTACGATTTTGCTCAAGACTCGCATAAAGAACAATATCGTAAATCAGGAGAGCCTTATATCATTCATCCTGTCCAGGTAGCTAGTATCCTAGTGGAACTTGAAATGGATCCTGTGACCATTGCAGGAGGTTTCTTACACGATGTTGTTGAAGATACAAATGTTACCGTAGAAGACTTAGAGAATACATTTAATAAAGAAGTCGCCATGCTAGTGGATGGTGTTTCGAAGCTAGGAAAGATTAAATATAAATCCAAAGAAGCTCAACAAGCAGAAAATCATCGAAAAATGTTTGTTGCGATGGCGAAAGATATACGCGTAATTCTAATTAAGCTTGCAGACCGCCTACACAACATGAGGACGTTAAAACATCTTCCTCCTGAAAAACAGCGGCGCATTTCGAATGAGACTCTAGAAATCTTTGCTCCACTAGCTCATCGATTGGGAATATCAACAATTAAATGGGAATTAGAAGACACAGCTTTACGATATTTAAATCCTCAACAATATTATCGTATTGTTCACTTAATGAAGCAAAAAAGGAATGAACGTGAATATTATATTGGTGAAGTGATGGATGAAATCCAAAAGCAACTGGATGAAGTAAATATCGAGGCTGATTTTTCTGGGCGTCCAAAACACTTATACAGCATTTACCGGAAAATGGTGCTAGAAAATAAACAGTTTAACGAAATCTATGATCTGTTAGCAGTACGAGTACTTGTAAATAGTATTAAGGATTGTTATGCCGTACTTGGTATCATTCATACATGCTGGAAACCAATGCCAGGAAGATTCAAAGACTATATTGCCATGCCAAAACCAAACCTCTATCAATCCTTGCATACGACTGTTATTGGACCTAAAGGTGATCCTTTAGAGGTTCAGATTCGTACACATGACATGCATGAGATTGCGGAATATGGTATCGCTGCACACTGGGCTTATAAAGAAGGCAAGAATGTAGACCAAAGTTCTCAATCTTTTGACGAACGACTTAGTTGGTTTAGAGAAATTCTCGAGTGGCAGAATGAAACTCATGATGCTGAAGAATTTATGGAATCCCTTAAAGTGGATTTATTCTCTGATATGGTCTATGTCTTTACCCCAAAAGGGGATGTAATTGAACTTCCATCAGGATCTGTACCAATAGATTTTGCCTATCGTATTCATACAGAAGTAGGGAATCAAACAATTGGAGCTAAAGTGAATGGAAAGATGGAGCCATTGGATTACAAGTTGAAAACGGGGGACATTTTAGAAATCATGACCTCCAAACATTCCTATGGCCCATCTAAAGATTGGATTAAGATTACTCAAACATCACAAGCCAAAAATAAAATTAAACAATTCTTCAAAAAGCAACGTCGAGACGAGAATATTGCCAAAGGTAAAGAGCTTGTCGAGAAAGAAATTCGTTCATTAGAAATAGAGCCGAAGGATGTTCTTACCACAGACAACCTTAAAAAGGTCTCGGAGAAATTCAACTTTAATAATGAAGAAGATATGTATGCTGCCGTTGGATATCAGGGTATTACAGCGGCTCAAATTGCGACGAGACTGACCGAAAAGATACGAAAAAAACAACCTAAAAAACAGGACTTAGAACAAACGTTAGAAGGGGTCCAGAATGAAATTAAAGCTCCTTCAGGGCCTTCTAAGAAAAAGGATTCAGGAGTCAAAGTAAAGGGTGTAGATAATTTACTCGTAAGACTCTCAAGGTGTTGTAATCCTGTTCCTGGTGACGAGATAGTTGGTTATATCACAAAAGGTCGTGGCGTATCTGTTCATCGTGCGGATTGCCCGAACGTACAAACCGAAGATGTGAAGCATCGATTACTTCCTGTTGAATGGGAGAATACCGGTGAAGATAGTAAACAGTACAGTCTTGATATTGAAATCTCTGGCTATGATCGAAGAGGATTATTAAATGAAGTTCTGCAAGCGGTCAACGAGACAAAGACGAATATTACGGCTGTATCAGGTAAGTCAGATCGGAATAAAATGGCTACAATCAATATGACAATTATGATTCATAACATTAGTCACCTACGTAAAATAGTCGATCGTATTAAGCAAATTCCAGATGTGTACACAGTAAGACGAATGCTGCAATAA
- the dtd gene encoding D-aminoacyl-tRNA deacylase has protein sequence MRAVIQKGKHASVTVDGQITGEIEKGLVVLLGVTHDDTEEDAKYVAEKIVNLRIFDDNQGKMNYSLKDIEGQVLSISQFTLYGDCRKGRRPNFMNAAKPEPAKELYETFNSLVRQQGVEVETGSFGEMMDVQLTNVGPVTLIIESDDR, from the coding sequence ATGAGAGCTGTCATCCAAAAAGGAAAACATGCTAGTGTGACAGTAGATGGACAAATTACTGGTGAAATCGAAAAAGGACTAGTTGTTCTATTAGGTGTCACACATGATGATACAGAAGAAGATGCTAAATATGTAGCTGAAAAAATCGTTAACCTACGAATCTTTGATGATAATCAAGGAAAAATGAACTATTCCCTCAAGGATATAGAAGGACAAGTTCTCTCTATATCACAGTTCACCTTGTATGGTGACTGCCGAAAAGGACGACGTCCAAACTTCATGAACGCAGCAAAACCTGAACCTGCGAAGGAACTTTATGAGACGTTCAATTCTCTTGTGCGGCAACAAGGAGTTGAGGTGGAAACAGGTAGTTTTGGCGAGATGATGGATGTTCAACTTACTAATGTTGGACCTGTTACGCTCATAATAGAAAGTGATGATCGTTAG